Within Planococcus citri chromosome 2, ihPlaCitr1.1, whole genome shotgun sequence, the genomic segment aaatgaaaaaatcgaagtggCAGCTCAAGGTGAACTTTAGGATTGTTTTGggtaaaaatagaaatacacCTGCGTCCATAagccataatttcaaaatgttagaTAAGCCGATCATATCTTGCATTTGAAAGCTCTCGTACATTGAAGcgtgataatttaaaaaataatatatatcTTCAAAATCACCACCAATTACCCCATATCATATGATTCAACAATAAATAATTAGAGATGTTTTCCGTATCTATGTATAAACAGATATGCTCAAAAGCCATCAATAGCGTACCTGTCCAACCGGCCGTTGACTGCGTCAAGACAGTCAGTAGCTACGGCGTGCAAACTGTGAGCCATTTGTATAATAAAGTCCACGGTACAAGTACGACACCTTCCGCTGAGACACCGACAACTCAAGATGAAAGCGAAATCGAAACTGAGCCGGAAAAATACGGTTTGTCCTTATAACAATTTTTCTTTAAGCTCGATCGTAATTATGCCTCTGATCAGACCTAATGCTAAGGTTAATGATGAGAATGTGTGATACAATTAACCAGAACTACCTCTCCTTTTCTCACTCTGTCTACCTCGATATCCATCGTACGTGTAGCTAGACCTACTGCCCACAACATACCGGATATGTTTACACTGTTTTGTATATAGGTAATTTTCCGTACCTAACGAGTTCACTTTGTATAATTATTATCttcagcaaaaaacaaaaaaacaaaaaaaacgaagatcCCTATACTCGTAAAACTTTTCTACTATCCGGTTCCCCTCGTGCTGTCGTCATCGTTAATGGAAAACTCCTTTACGCCAATTCGCGAAACATTTTCCAACAATGGCTTACTGGACGTGTGGGTAGTAGGTAAAAGTTTCATCATGTTAATCCGTTTTCCACcttttttctctcgattttcGCCATCATGTTCAGATCGTGCCTTTTTTTCATCCCAAACATTTTCATACATGTCTCAAAAGATCGAGCCTGAGTCAATAAATTGTATCTTGAAGAAAGTAACCATTAGCGATACAAGCTATAAATATTAACATAATACGAACTACCTATTATATTTTCCAACATGGCTGATTGCCAGCAAAATATTTACTCATCTACCTATGAAAATTCAGGCCTAAAATTTTCTAAGAAAATTTGAGTCGTACGATTACGTAGTTATTTATTTGCATGTTTGATGAATATTATGTGTCTACCGACCGGCGGAGTTATTTTAACaagctataaatttttcaaaccagttCAGCGATTTTCAACTTGTTAATACTTAATTGTTTGAGAAATAATACCTAAATAGGTCTATTTTAGtgagataataaaaatatactaggcattaaaaatgttttctataGTCAATGAACAGTGTACAgtaaaaactatttaaaaaaattttgtattcataCTTTTCATGGTCATATTTTAttgaatctattttttttttcaaaatcaaaataggtacctacttaatggcCATGGATACATGTACATTTAACAATTCAGTctcattctttcatttttttcaacgtttaggGTGGTATCTTATTTATTCCATTtggagtaaaatttttaaaaagtttcaaaaatttctctgcttggaaattttttaaagaatttgtaaaaataggaCAAGCCAAGctttggaaaatataattttcaaaaatggagtcaaaaaatcgaaaaaagtacaccctgttttgaaaaaatccgaaTAAGTATGGTGATTTTGAATTGTGCTAAACCAATTTGACCTCCAAGACCCCTCCCCTTCACAATGGAGTAAAACAAAAGTATCCGGGCGATCTTAGAATGGGAACGATAAAATCGATTAGAGCTTCATCTTTAGCTTGGATAAAAACTCACTTTAAAACTCGACcccaaaattcattcaatacattaaaatcaaaatgcacgcgagaatttgatttttcagggaAGTTGTGCacgcagatttgaaaaaaaaatacgaaaattgatCGAACACTACAAAAATGAGAACGTggaaatattgaagaaaattattcattcttcACTTGTAACCAAAAAACCTCTTGTCCACTCAGTTATTGTGAACTCACGCAGCATAGCTTAgatgccaaaaaaataattcagctGTCAAATAGAACAATTCAAGATCCTAAagggatttgaatttttaaaaatacctagcTCGAAAATAACAATGAGAAAATCAGTTGGCCAGTCATTACTCCAGAAAACGTCGTTTCTGGTCATATTTCAGCTACAACGATtcttttaaaactattttttttttaaactgcaaATAATTCCCGAATAAGAATATTATGATTAGTTGGCTAAAACTCTGGGTATCGTAATTTTCGTTTTATCCCATCATTATGTTTTGAGACCCTAACACACTTTGTTGGAAATTCGCAGTTGGAATATTACAGCCATGTGcagtaaaaaaatgtgtttttgctcctcttgttttttcttttaacatGAACAAAATccgtcaatttttcaatgttttctttttcagagtgtctatagaaattttcaaagccagaatcactactttttcacgaccatattcaaaaaaacattttcagacaattcctcccccccccatcccTTCCAACTTTCTTCACCCTTTTTTGGTACATTCAGAGTTTTTTTTAGCTCTCCACAACTTTTTCTCAGAGCTCTGTTGCTTGTATAATTACTCGTATACTTGAAAGAATCATTAACAACCGGTCGAAAGACCCTCAAGagattctaaaaaatatttacacaagCCCCAAAAATTCTAACCTCAGCCAAAATTTATAGACACTAGTTCAGATCTCTTGAGATATGCTATACCTACTTTCCACTTGACTTGACCATTACCTTTGTATGAATGATTTAGATAAAGAAgaaatttcacaccaaaatacGCGTCATTCATCATACGTTTCGGACATTGCTAAAACTTTAGATTTGAATTACTGGTTCTTATTATTCGAGAAAAATGTAATTCTTCCTTTGAAACCTTTTTacgagcaattttcaacaacgTTGCGAAGTTTTAAACACGATAAGGTAGAGTAGGTTATTGCTTTGCAGTACAATTCATGCGTGACCTAGCCTCTGTTTCTTGTCAACTTGGTGGTGGAATTCTCGACCGATTTAAAATagtgcaaaaaatttcgaaactatgcattttttttcaacattttattccTTTGTTTTCAGATCAAAGCACCCAAACAGCACTCGCTGTCGGAAACGTGAAAGATAAAGCCAAgatgttttcataaaaatctcGATATTCGTCGGAATCTAACCTGTAATTCGTATTGTTCATCTGCTCgcgaatatttttaaatgtaaaatttatttaattacttaactacctacgtagtacgtatttatgtgttttttaaatAGAGATTTTCTGTTAATTCCAAGCTCGTAAAGTGTATCTATTTGAATAGATCTTATTGTCATCGTCGAAATTTATttacaatgtattttttaatttaaatctaattttaaaaaatttgtttcttattgttacctactttttgtttCCAATAcgaattatgtacttactaatTAAgcaatttattatattttttgttattatttttcctTCCTATTGGCCGAGTGTCACCTGTCGGCATTATATGATTATTTTACGTTTCTTTGTTCAATATACCTAAATAATACCTCGTATATACGTCTTATttcattattatcaattttcaaattttttcgtccTCATATTTCGTCTTGAACACGCTGTTAATGTAGATAAAAGTGGCAATAACTGTGCTGACCTATTTAAAACTGCGAGtcttttgaccaaattttcatgaattcagtatgtacctacctagtacctacctacctacctacctatctatctacctatttttacagttttttacaaATCTGCGAGCCAATACCGgctaatattttataattttcataataatcgGTTCATGAACTTCGTACTACGTATCatggaacaaaaaaataaaatctagattatttcaatttccaaataaattagaattttgGTGTTAACTATTCAAAATACTAGCGTACTATTTATCCTCATACTCAAATTACAccctttgccccccccccttgaagtcatttttagaaaacccAGCTCatgtaggttttgaaaataaggaTTTGTACTCGTAGTATCGCCGCGCCGTTGATAAGAAAATTGTACGTTATTTTTATGATGGTCTTCTTCGTCGTAATTCCTATTCttcgaaaatatttacaaatttttatagaTACCGATACAAAAAATGACTCAACTGAAAACTTTCTTCGAAAGACACACAAAGAGCCAACGAACACTCTCCAATATAGTCGCGCATTACTATTTTTTATaccatctaggtacctacctgaatttcaaacatcgtgaaaaaatggattttaaaatacaagtagtgtttttttcaatttttcttttcttcaaaaattcgtactcgAACTCAGTTCAGAAAAAACACGTGGTCTTGATTGTTGCCGATGATTTGGTAAGTacgtaaattaattttcatttttttacacgaCCTTCGGAGTTTTATTcagtaacttgaaaatttgatgcgagattcaaaaaaaaaaaaaaaaaaaaaaagaattaattaaGTGCGaggaaatgttttttaaattttataaattgggTAGGTTACATGCAAGTTGGTAAAAAAAGATACCTAATGTTTTTCAAGTcgttaataattttcaattatgtacctacacaaatgtaggtaataaacATAAAGGTAATGTAACACGGTGTAATAAAATACCAAGCGTTCATCTACACTTTGGTATGTACaagtaaattcaaaatctcaCCAAAATAGTGCAGGCTCTCGACACAATAAGATTGATGATCTGAAATACAAATGAAACAATCTCGAACTTATTTTAAAGGGCTGGAACGACATCAGCTTCCATGGTTCCAATCAAATCGTGACACCAAACATAGACATTCTCGCATATAGTGGTATCATCTTACAAAATTACTATGTTATGCCAGTATGTACGCCATCTCGATCAGCTCTTATGACTGGGATCCATCCTATTCacacaggtacctactttgtcACAGTCAGTCCTTCAAATTCCACCACATGCTTCGTTTCCTTTTTACGAACCCTTCGACTTCTTGTAAATTTCCAGGAATGCAAGAAGGTGTTATCCACAATGGTCAACCTTTTGGCTTacctttgaacttgaaaatactGCCAGAATACCTCAAAGAATACGGCTACAAAACCAGAGCAGTTGGCAAATGGCATCTGGGATTTCACGAGAAAGTCTACACACCAACATATAGAGGTTTCGATTCGCATTTTGGATACTGGGGTGGAAAGGACGACTATTACACTCATAAAAACGGAATTGTATGTACTATATTAATTGCAATCGATATTTCTGACATGGATATAAACATACCCATGATTTGAAACCATATAGTGTTCATACAGTTTCAATATACCCCAAGATTTTTCTAGGGGATTTACGACGGACTTGACTTGAGGAGAAACATGAACGTTACCTGGAATTACACAGGGCAATACTCAACAGATATTTTCACTCAAGAATCGGTCGATATAATAAATTCACATAACACTTCTGAACCTTTGTTCTTATACTTGGCTCATCAGGCTGTTCATACAGGAAATCATAAACATCCTCTTCAAGCTCCATCAGAAATCGTCCAAAAGTTTAAATATATCAAGAACGAACAAAGAAGGATACTTGCAGGTAGTTGATAGTTTCATTTTACAATACCGATTTCTTTCCAATcggataaaaataatttgagcagaataaaattcatcatctcCTACTATTTTTAGCCATGATTTGGAAACTTGACGAATCAGTAGGTAAAGTAGTTCAAGCTTTGGCAAGCAGGAATATACTTAATGATACGATTATAATATTCACTTCGGATAATGGTGGTCCAGTTGTTGGTATGGAAGGAAGTCATGCATCCAATTGGCCTTTAAGAGGTGtaagtatttgtaatttttcatgtaggtagtTGTTGTAGTTAGGTACAAAATATTGGGCGGATCGCGGAAAAAATATACCGGATGATTTTAACTAAACTAAATTTGAGAcctttatttcaagttgaaaatcacccagaaaattttttagcgccGGAGGTCTCCCCGGGGGGAAGGCATGGGTTCTCAAAGAACAACCCCAGGCCAAGGTCATCAAAATCCAGTACCACTTTTACagttctactgagcagttgagAATTTATAAATCGcttatttcgaaaataaaaccctcaattattttaaaatgcacGGTTTTTGACAATCCATATCTCACATTTGGTGGCATCTgtagaactgaaattttttataagtgaTTGCAAACTCAGGATGAAATGTTTATTGAATGAACTTATTTTCGAATATAGGCAAAGACCACCTTTTGGGAAGGAGGAGTACGTGGAGCTTCCTTTGTCTGGAGTGCAGATCTACCTCATTCCAAAGTATCGCATACATTAATGCATATTCAAGACTGGCTTCCAACTATAATAGGAGCAATCGATGGAAACATTGTCAACAATTCTACTCTATTGAAAGGTACTTCGCAGCAAAAACTGCATTTTCTGCTACGAGCATGAGCAATACAAGTTCATACTTACACCCTTTTGTCAATAGAACTCGATGGACATAACATGTGGCCAATattaaaaggtgaaaaaaattttgaatatgatGAACTTATAATTCAACGAGGAAATAACACGTCCGCTTTGCGCAAAAACAATTGGAAAATAATATCAAGTAAGTATTCGTAGGTAATGCAGTAGAGTCATGCAAAATAGCAACAATAATACCAATATtgattgtgcaatttttttcgcaaagtgGATAAATTGCCACTTCACAGTGAATGGGCTGGTCCAAGTGGACGGGGTAAATATTACAAGTACAATATAACAGAAATACAGCACAGCCCTTCAGCTATAGCTCTTtatcaaaacaatttcacaaTTCCATCTGAAGAAGAAATAATCGAAGTACGTGCCAACGTTACACTCTCATGCACTTACTGCGGCGACAATGGAACCGAATGTGAGTGATTTTCCAATCTCCACCACATCATAATATTATTTATACATTTTCATATTATGTATACTTATTCGATTCGTGTTTTTTCAAAGGCACCCCTTGCTCCCAATCCCTACACAGTGTAACCGTATGCCTGTTTGATGTATCCAAAGATCCCTGCGAGAAAAACAACTTGGCCTACAAATACCCAGATATTGTGACTGATTTGATGGAAGAAATGTCCAAGTATGTTCCAGTTTCACCTTTAAACGAACCACGCGATCCTAGATGTAATCcaatgttttggaaaaacacATGGACTAATTGGATGGACTATGAGccacaaaattcatcaattagTAGAAAATTCTGACATATAGAGagacatcaaaaaaatttgaaaagtcaacTTGATGCGAACAAAATGAGATACTTCAATAATGTATAATTATATTGTAAGCATGATTTTATAAtaaatgcaatattttttcaaatgcattttACATTTCTGATCAGTCGATACCACCATACAAATTCAGCTTTGGTTGCGAACATTCTCTGGGAGAAAGAAGACATtgaactcatcaaaaaaaaagaaaagaaaagaaaagaaaaaatgtatgtaagAATTATCTAAGAAAACGCCCTCCACAGAACGTTCAAAACGCTTcctattgataaaaaaaaggtcTAATACGATGCGCACTTGAAGAGGTAACATGCGACCAGATTTCTGCTcgatttatcaaaaaagttttcaaatgaaaacgGAGCAAGGGTTTTTGAAgtgtcaaaaaaacaaatttctgcGCATTTCACAAAATATCCCAAGTATGTTCCAAACATGAAGAAGCTGAGGGTAAATGAACTTTCATAGGGACCATGAAcattaattttgataacttaTGGCCTACGAACCTCCGAAATCGGcgatttctcaaaataatatcGTCTGTCTCAAAAAGTTACactaaaatttacaatttgatcgaaaacttttttttcaataatcaaaaaattgtaagtaataGGTAACTTTATTCAAGTgctcttttcatttcaaaattacgcttttagaaaaatctcattttaccAGAATTCAAAAAGCCTTTCCAGGTAAGAAAATGGACTCAAATCGGTGAACTATACTGTCTGTGATAGTAAAAACGATGTCAAGAAATTTTCGCAGAATGCTGATTGTGAGAAGTCATTAAACGCGGTGTCTCATACTGATTACTGATTAGGATAATACAGTATCTAcctagtatacctacctacctaaggtacaagtttttttataactttttttgtaagtaggtacatttctttctttctttctttctttttttgataaaacccAACTTCAGGTTTTGCAAATAAAAAGTAAAGAATTTGTAGCACGGCCGTtgataagaaaattttaaattatttttatgattgtCTTCGCTCTACCTATTTCTAATCTTTGCTATTTTAGTGAAATGTTCGCAAATACTTATCTACAGCATATTTTTATAGAAACCTATATAGATAATGACttgactggaaatttttttcgaaagacaCACAAAGAACTAACAAACATTCTCCAACATAGACAGATGTACCTTATTATTTTCAATAGCATCTACATACCTAAATTTCAAACatcgtaaaatgaattttaaaatacaagtagtgtttttttcaatttttctttttttcgaaaactcattctctgcacaaaaaaaacacgtggtCTTGATAGTTGCGGATGATCTGGTAAGTccatgaatgaatttttatttcaacccATCTCAGCTAATGGTTTGACATTTGACAATTTGTATTCTGATTGTACAATAAGAACGAATGAGTAGTTTACCATCAAACGTGGTTGAATAGTTCGTTCTGATTTATGCAGGACTTTTGAAagtttataggtacctactccaaTGATCCATTCATGAGTGAAATTTATAGCTTTAAACGAATATTTATTAACTTACAGATTTGAGgcgagattcaaaaaaaaaaaaaaaacaaaaacaaaaaataataacaattataatgataataataaaataaaaagcacGAGGAAATGTATGTATTATAAATTCAGAAATTGGGTACTAGGTTATCTGCAAGTtggtaacaaaaaaaactgttgtgaTGAAGCAACTGCAGGTGTAATTGtaaaaccacaatttttcatCTACACTACATAATATAGTAAATTCAATATCTCGCCTAAATAATGCGGGCTCTCAACAGAATTGATGATTCGAATTATCTGAAAGAGGAACGAAACAATCTCTAATTTATTTTAAAGGGCTGGAACGACATTAGCTTCCATGGTTCCAATCAATTCTTGACACCAAACATAGACATTCTCGCATATAGTGgcatcattttacaaaattactaCGTTATGCCAGTATGTACGCCATCTCGATCAGCTCTTATGACTGGAATCCATCCTATTCATACAGGTACCATACCTACTTCGCTACTGTCAGTTCTTCAAATTCCACCAGATGCTTCGTTTCCTTTTTACGAACCATTAGATTTCATGTAAATTTCCAGGAATGCAAACAGGTGTTATCCACAATGGTCAACCTTTTGGCTTacctttgaacttgaaaatactACCAGAATACCTCAAAGACTACGGCTACAAAACCAGAGCTGTTGGCAAATGGCATCTGGGATTTCACAAGAGGGTTTACACACCATTATATAGAGGCTTCGATTCGCATTTTGGATACTGGGGCGGAAAGGACGACTATTACACTCATATCTATGGAAATGTGGGTAccatttgtatgtacatacctaatCAATGTTTCTGACATGTATACGTTTTTTGCGTCATCCAAAATTTGCATCACGCTGGCTCTGgctattgaaaatttgggaaaatgatttgttatttttttttatatatattaggtaagtcagacttttaaaaacttgtaaaaaatcctATTAACAGGTAACGTAATATGTATCCACTATTTCGAGTACCTAGAAccgattttacaatattttgtctgactttcgagaactttaaaaaaatttcgatggaTTCTTCACATTATGTCAGATGATCAATTTCGGACATTATGATAGGATCTTACGTATAAACtcaaacaaaattatcaattttgaaaaataaaacatgattttttaaaaacttggaattccaaaaaaatggtcaatttctgaaatttctgatattttaccatttttttttattttgttgaaattgtaagcatcaagtcattttgagcaaaaaacgCATCCATGATTTGAAACTGTATATAGTGTTACAGTTtcaatatattttaaaatttttctaggaGGCTATCAACGGACTTGACTTGAGGAGAAATATGAACGCTACCTGGAATTACACAGGGCAATACTCAACAGATATTTTCACTCAGGAATCGGTCGATATAATAAATTCACATAACACTTCTAAACCTTTATTCCTGTACTTGGCGCACCAGGCTGTTCATTCGGGAAATCGTGATCATCCTCTTCAAGCTCCATCAGAAAtcgtgaaaaagtttaaatatatcaaaaacaaacaaagaaGAATACTTGCTGGTAGTTGACAGTTCCATTTGACAATATTCATTTCTTTCCAATTGGATAAGAATAATTTGTACAGGATAAAATCTACCAGTCcctattacatatttttagcCATGATTTGGAAACTTGACGAATCAGTAGGTAAAGTAGTTCAAGCTTTGGCAAGCAGGAATATGCTCAATGATACGATTATAATATTCACTTCGGATAATGGTGGCCCAGTTGTTGGTATGAACGGAAATCATGCATCCAATTGGCCTTTAAGAGGTGTaagtattcgtaattttttatgtaTGATGATGGTGGTAgtaataggtacaaaaaaatatacgatggATCGCAAAAAGAACacatagttttcgaaaaaaatcaaggtttttACGCTCAAATCATTACCCAACCGGTTTCGGGAAAAATCCAATACTACTTTTATGTAGTTCCACTGAGTGGTTGAGAATTTGTAAACAGCTTATTTTAAGGTGGAGGTcgtgcttcaatttttttttgacctaGAGATAAGTATTTCTAAATATGTACgtgaaaatcaacaattttttcgaaaatgc encodes:
- the LOC135835699 gene encoding arylsulfatase B-like isoform X2 — its product is MTQLKTFFERHTKSQRTLSNIVAHYYFLYHLGTYLNFKHREKMDFKIQVVFFSIFLFFKNSYSNSVQKKHVVLIVADDLGWNDISFHGSNQIVTPNIDILAYSGIILQNYYVMPVCTPSRSALMTGIHPIHTGMQEGVIHNGQPFGLPLNLKILPEYLKEYGYKTRAVGKWHLGFHEKVYTPTYRGFDSHFGYWGGKDDYYTHKNGIGIYDGLDLRRNMNVTWNYTGQYSTDIFTQESVDIINSHNTSEPLFLYLAHQAVHTGNHKHPLQAPSEIVQKFKYIKNEQRRILAAMIWKLDESVGKVVQALASRNILNDTIIIFTSDNGGPVVGMEGSHASNWPLRGAKTTFWEGGVRGASFVWSADLPHSKVSHTLMHIQDWLPTIIGAIDGNIVNNSTLLKELDGHNMWPILKGEKNFEYDELIIQRGNNTSALRKNNWKIISMDKLPLHSEWAGPSGRGKYYKYNITEIQHSPSAIALYQNNFTIPSEEEIIEVRANVTLSCTYCGDNGTECTPCSQSLHSVTVCLFDVSKDPCEKNNLAYKYPDIVTDLMEEMSKYVPVSPLNEPRDPRCNPMFWKNTWTNWMDYEPQNSSISRKF
- the LOC135835699 gene encoding arylsulfatase B-like isoform X1 → MTQLKTFFERHTKSQRTLSNIVAHYYFLYHLGTYLNFKHREKMDFKIQVVFFSIFLFFKNSYSNSVQKKHVVLIVADDLGWNDISFHGSNQIVTPNIDILAYSGIILQNYYVMPVCTPSRSALMTGIHPIHTGMQEGVIHNGQPFGLPLNLKILPEYLKEYGYKTRAVGKWHLGFHEKVYTPTYRGFDSHFGYWGGKDDYYTHKNGIGIYDGLDLRRNMNVTWNYTGQYSTDIFTQESVDIINSHNTSEPLFLYLAHQAVHTGNHKHPLQAPSEIVQKFKYIKNEQRRILAAMIWKLDESVGKVVQALASRNILNDTIIIFTSDNGGPVVGMEGSHASNWPLRGAKTTFWEGGVRGASFVWSADLPHSKVSHTLMHIQDWLPTIIGAIDGNIVNNSTLLKELDGHNMWPILKGEKNFEYDELIIQRGNNTSALRKNNWKIISMDKLPLHSEWAGPSGRGKYYKYNITEIQHSPSAIALYQNNFTIPSEEEIIEVRANVTLSCTYCGDNGTECIPCSQSLHNVTVCLFDVSKDPCEKNNLAHKYPDILTDLVEIMDKYVPVSPLNQPRDPRSNPMFWNNTWTNWMDYEPQNSSIVESSGI